GAGAACGCGTCCTCGTGTGAACGTCGGGAGAATCCTGCCCAGGTTTACCGCCCCGGCGACGGTGTAGAACTCGGTGGCTTCCGCCATGCCCGGCGTGGCGTCAAAGTCGTAATCCGCGCCGAGCGCAACGACCAGGAAGTCCGCCTCGTGGGTTCCGCGATCGGTCGTGACGCGTTTCGCGCCGGGATCCACCGCCGTGATCCTTTCTTGCAGCAACCGCACGCCCGGCTTCGCGAATTTCTTGTACGGAAGCCGCACCGCGTCGGACGTCGTGTGCCCGAACATCACGTCCAGCTTCGAGAAACCAAAGACAAAGTGGTCGCTCTTGTCGATCACCGTCACTTCGATGTCGTCGCCAAGGGCCTCCGAGAGCGTCGTGCTGAGTTCGAGCCCGCCGAAGCCGGCTCCGAGAACGAGGATGCGTTTTTTCATTGGATTGGTATGATGTTGGAAAACGTCCGGGAGGTGTCGTCTTTTCAAACAATGGAGTCAAGCCCTCCATTGTTTGCTCCCGAATCAATCCCTG
This DNA window, taken from Candidatus Angelobacter sp., encodes the following:
- a CDS encoding FAD-dependent oxidoreductase, producing MKKRILVLGAGFGGLELSTTLSEALGDDIEVTVIDKSDHFVFGFSKLDVMFGHTTSDAVRLPYKKFAKPGVRLLQERITAVDPGAKRVTTDRGTHEADFLVVALGADYDFDATPGMAEATEFYTVAGAVNLGRILPTFTRGRVL